The Maylandia zebra isolate NMK-2024a linkage group LG4, Mzebra_GT3a, whole genome shotgun sequence genome segment CAGATCTTCAGACCAGACAACTTTGTCTTTGGTAAGCTGGGTGAATTTTGTTAATCGAGCATACTATGCTATGTCTTTCCTGTGCATCTTACATTATAAATTGGAATATTTTTGACTACAGGCCAGAGTGGAGCTGGAAATAACTGGGCCAAGGGCCACTACACTGAGGGAGCAGAGCTGGTGGACTCTGTTCTGGATGTAGTGAGGAAAGAGGCTGAGAGCTGCGATTGCCTCCAGGGCTTCCAGCTCACTCACTCTCTGGGCGGAGGCACTGGCTCCGGCATGGGCACCCTGCTGATTAGCAAGATTCGCGAGGAGTACCCCGATCGCATCATGAACACCTTTAGCGTGGTGCCTTCCCCCAAAGTGTCTGACACCGTGGTGGAGCCTTACAACGCCACCCTCTCTGTCCACCAGCTGGTAGAGAACACAGATGAAACCTACTGTATTGACAATGAAGCCCTCTATGACATCTGCTTCCGCACGCTCAAACTCACCACTCCAACCTACGGAGATCTCAACCATTTGGTGTCCGCCACCATGAGCGGGGTGACCACCTGTCTGCGTTTCCCTGGCCAGCTCAACGCCGATCTCCGCAAACTAGCCGTCAACATGGTGCCCTTCCCCCGTCTGCACTTCTTCATGCCAGGGTTCGCCCCGCTCACCAGCAGGGGCAGCCAGCAGTATCGCTCACTGTCTGTGCCTGAGCTCACTCAGCAGATGTTCGATGCCAAGAACATGATGGCTGCCTGCGACCCACGCCACGGCCGCTACCTGACCGTGGCCGCAGTCTTTAGAGGTCGCATGTCCATGAAGGAGGTGGATGAGCAGATGCTGAATGTGCAGAACAAGAACAGCAGCTACTTTGTCGAATGGATCCCGAACAATGTGAAGACCGCCGTCTGTGACATCCCACCCCGTGGCCTCAAAATGGCCGCCACTTTCattggcaacagcaccgccatCCAGGAGCTGTTCAAGCGCATCTCCGAGCAGTTCACCGCCATGTTCCGTCGTAAGGCCTTCCTCCACTGGTACACAGGCGAAGGTATGGATGAGATGGAGTTCACCGAAGCCGAGAGCAACATGAACGACTTGGTGTCCGAGTATCAGCAGTACCAGGATGCCACCGCTGAGGAAGGAGAGTTCGAggaagagggagaggaggaagtTGCATAAAACCTCCGCGCAACTGGCTCCCTGAGCTCCTTTCACCTCGCCCATTACCCCCCCTTTTCACTCCCCCCCCCATCATGAATTGAATGGTTCGCCACACTTGAACAGATCACTGTTGCTCTAGTGTTAGACATTGGTGTTAACTGGTGCTAGTGAAGTTTTTGGTTCAAATGTTTTTGTATGTCGTGAATGCACTGAACTACTGACATCCTCACATCTGTCCTGTCATTGCCTTGCCGAAGTCAAAAGCAAGTGATTTTAACTGTGAAGCCTTGAAACTGGCGAAAGaataaaatctaatttaaaTGCCAAATTAATGCCtctttgggggtttttgtttgttttcttttactgatTAATTTGACGTGCGATCCAAGATTTCTCTTCACCTTACAGCATTAAAACTCCTAGTTAGCAAGTCTATTCTACAACATATAGCTACAAGGACTTGTGCTACACAATGTTTACTAATACACTGCCGGATGTATACTTCTTTAAGAGAATTATCCTAAATATACATAATGGTTTGGTGAATCTCTCAAGCTTCTCCAGATTTAATGTTCTTCACTTCATAGATTTTCAATGAGATTCAAGTGTAGGACAGTCAGTAACATTCACTTTGGTGATCAGGAGTGTTGGAAGATATATCTTGCATCCAGACTCTGTTTATTTCTGACTGCTTGAGGTTTTCTTTCATAATCTTCCCATATCATTTTTTCTTCATGAGTCCTTCCACCTTGACAAGATTCTCAGTCCTAGACACATCGAAGCATCCACACAGCATAATACTCCCACCACCGTGTTTCATTGTTGGGATGCTGTTTCTTTGGTCTCTAAATTCTACCTTTCTTTCTCCAAATGTAAGCAGTGGCTCTGTGGCCAAAAGGGTTTAATCTCATCTGACCAAAGGATGTGCTTCCAGTATGCATAATCTTTCTCCAGGTTGTCCTTACTGTAGCATACTTCAGTCTGGCTTGAAggtgtctcttttacacaaatgGAGTTTTTCTTGGTCTACAACATCTGAGTCCATTCCTGTGCAAGGTTCTAATGATCATCTTCTTTCAGACTGCAATTTCTGACTCAACTAAGTCATTCagttgttctggggtctttCGACACGTGTCTCACTAGCTTTTTTTCCAGTCTTTGAAATCTAACCAACTTGATCTGCCTGTATGTGAGGAACCTTCTTTCCTCGCAGTGATAATGCTGACGTCACATGACTGCGTGTTTCCGTGAGTCATTTACATGCAGAAGCCACTGAAAACCAGGATACACATTTGTGTGGGGAataagacataaagacctgctcatttaaaaaaaattatgaaaaaagtGACCCTGTGAATTTTCCTTGCATCATACAGTTAACAACTTTTTTACTACAGGCTAACGAGTCGAGCATTTCAGTGCTTTTCTCATGTACACCGAGAGCCTGAACTTTACACTCTGTGGTTACTGAAAATGCTTATCTGCATAGCTATTTTATCATCAGCCTCTGTACACTAATACATACAATTGGACTTGTGGacttgtttgcattttttccaTCGCTGCTCAGCCTTTTCAGGCATGTGCTATTTCCTTATTGTTATTTTTAGCCTTTTGCGTAACAGGACAGTGGACAGAAGAAGGAAAGACCTACAACATATAGATCGCCTGCTCTACCTACCCAGCTAAACCAGCACCCTATATCCTATTTTTACTTGGATTTTATACATAAACACCGCTGCTGATCCACCTGGGGAGGACTCGTGAGACTTTAAATGCTTTGTAAAGTTTAATTacacaaatattaaacaaatattcaGTTATTTGACAAATGCATAAATAAACACGTGGTGACATTGTAAAACATCTCTACTTGATTACAGTCAATTATGTGCTATACATATGATCTGGTGAATTATTGATGGCCTGTCTTTAAATTAGTGTTGTTATTCAAAGAGATGTCAAGTGTAAACAGTTGCTTCTGATTTCTAGTTATAACCTGACTTCTTTTTTTAGCTCAGAGCAGCTTTGTAAAAAACTAGTTTTCACGAGGATAAGATCTTTTGATTAAACTCATAAATAGAAACTCTTTCCTTTTCAAATGCGATTGACTAAAAACGCAAAACGTTTGAGGTTAAAGGTCAGCAGATTTTGCATTGAAATTTTAGACAGAATCAAATCCAGCAAGTAATTAGGACTTAAGGCAGCTGGCAAAAAGAAGTGTCGCTAAACTAAAATCATTAGTGGCGATAAAATACtgtagctttttgtttttttaacttgtgcAGAATAAACATTTAGACCTCTTTGAAATGTTCAGTTGTTCTTAAAAGTCAGAGAAAAATCCCTTTGGGCGCTTCTCTTCGGCTTACCAAGCAAGAACAATTCAGTGCTTGTTGAAATGGAGCGGCAAGAAAATGCATCATGTTGTACGGTTTCAAAGATCTCTCTTTGTCCTCTCTTAAACCTGGAGACAGTTTTCTCTCAGTGGTCAAGCCCCAATCTGAGAGCCTCGTCACACAGGAAGGCTGCCGTGCAAGTGTTTGCAGCCTGTGTCCTTACAAGGTGTTCCACAAAACCTCAAATGAGTCTTTCCTCCTTTGGTAATTTTAGTGCATCCGGTGCGGCAATGCTGCGTGCACCAGACTGCTCCTCAGCGCTGGGTCTGTACGTCCCTTCGGTCTGCCTCTTCTTTTTGACCACGCAGAACAACCAGACGAGAAAAGCCGAGACTATAGCCAGCACTCCCAAGGTGACTGTAGGGGCCACAATGGCTGCGATGTTGGGTCCCTGCAAACAGGATAATATAACACTTAAAGTCTAATTACATACCAAAGTTATTTACTGTTCTTGAAAATATTTGTCACTTACTGTAGTGTTATTAGATTGGGTGTCACTTGCACTTAAGGTCATATTCCCTGTGAAAGGAGCCGAAACATAATGAATGTTATATCAGTGGAACAGTATTTGTTCCCtttccaaaaaatgttttaacataTTTATTATGCTTCAAATCCTCAAACAATTTTCAATATTAGACACAAATAacccaagtaaatacaaaatgcagtttttaaattgtgattttattgattataaaagttatccaaacctaTCTAGCCCTGTGTACAGTAATGGCCCCCAAAACCTAATAACTGGCTGTGCCAGCCTTGGCAGCAATAACTGCAATCAAGTGTTTGCAGTAACTGGCACTGAGTCTTTCACATTGccgtggaggaattttggctcactcttctttgcattttttttttttgattcagCCACATTGTAGGGTTTCTCAGCAGGAACATCACTGTTCAAGGTCACGCTGAAGCATCTTAATCAGATTTAAGGCTGGACTTTGGCTAGGCTGCTCCAaaacctttattttgtttttgttttctggtttTATTGAGTCATACAGATGTGAAcctgctgctgtgttttggatcattgtcctgctacATAATCCAAGTTGAGCTTCAAACAAACTGACGGTCGGATAGACTCCTTTGAGGTTTTTCCAGTAAAGAGTAAAATCAATGGATCCATCAATTAGATGCTGTTgaggtcctgaagcagcaaagcaggcccagaccatcacactaccctCACCATGTTTGACCGTTGGTGATTTTTCCCCTCAGCCCACAGAATATTTTTTCCAAAAGTCTTGGGGAtcaacaaaatgttttattgacAAATGTGagactttgtgttcttttcGGTCAGCAGTGGATTATCATCTTGGAACTCTCCCATGGATcccatttttgtctttcttattgttgaatcatgaactctgaccttaacagAGGCAAgagaggcctgcagttctttagatgttgttctgggttaaTCTGCGAGCTCGCGGGTCAATTGTCAATGTGGTCTTAGAGTAATTTTTGTAGGCCAACCACTCCTCTTCCAAGTTTTCACCATTTTTGAGTAATGGCTCTAAACTCAGTCCCCCCCACCCACAAGAAAAAAAGTgcttaatcacagttaattcatgagttaaaaatatttcttaacATAGAGCCATGTAGGTTTGTACAGCTTTTTtctcttaataaatgaaatcatcatttaaaaactccaTTTTGTATGTAAACTGATGTatataattaaaatgtgtttaaatattATGGGGCTCTCTGTATTTAGATAAgatcttttattttaattggcAAATGCATTTAAACTTTCAGAGTAACCACTTACAAGCACGTGTGAATGTGCACTCATAACATTTAAAGTAATGAGTCTGTTTCCTGGCAACTGGGGGAGACTTTTGAAAGTTCCAGTCTTTGCAAAGAAGTATAATAccgtactttttttttttttttttttaaagctactcatgtaactctcagtgagaatgaagaataattttcacatgTAACCAAAGTTTTTGACACATTCATATGCAGATGAATGCAGGAATGTGAAAGGATCTTGAAAAGCTGGCTTCTTAGTAAAGTGCAAAACTGTTTTTGAACCACGACAGAGACATGAGTGTCAAAAATAATGTCTAAAAGAGGAAAAGTGTATCGCTTCTACATGTTATCATGATTGTATCTACCCTTATACATACATGCGTAATGAAAAGCACATAAGAGGAAGTACCACAGTAAAGCAGAAGTTCATTTCAACCTCGTCCACTTTCTAAGCACCTGACACTTGTAAGCATTCCAGTATCGCTACCAGCCATTTCATCTGTGAGCAGCCATGTGATTACTCAGTTACATCATAAAGCCCCACTGGAGCTTCTTGACCAGAGCGAATAGGGAGGAGGAGAAGCTCAGGAATGCACGGTATACCGCAGTCACAATTAGCTGAGTCAAACAGCACACTACTTTGAAAtgtgagaaaaaaacccaactcaaatctatttgtttctttgtgtttctttgtgtgtgtgtgttcatcattCAAAAAATCGTGTTAATGAGAAAGTTTTGTTTTGGAAACTTAAGCCCTCCCCACAGTTTCTGAGTCAATCATTTGCTTGGGTAAATAGTAAACTTGCCAAGGACAAAGGTACGACTTGATAACAAACGTTACAGACGGGGGCAGCCATGTTCACAACTTAAAGTAGGA includes the following:
- the crb3a gene encoding protein crumbs homolog 3a, with protein sequence MPRLYQSAPIWPCWSRVEMAACLDVLTIPGAVVGSVLLLVLSSNPVWGNMTLSASDTQSNNTTGPNIAAIVAPTVTLGVLAIVSAFLVWLFCVVKKKRQTEGTYRPSAEEQSGARSIAAPDALKLPKEERLI
- the tubb4bl gene encoding tubulin beta-4B chain, with the translated sequence MREIVHLQAGQCGNQIGAKFWEVISDEHGIDPTGTYHGDSDLQLDRISVYYNEATGGKYVPRAILVDLEPGTMDSVRSGPFGQIFRPDNFVFGQSGAGNNWAKGHYTEGAELVDSVLDVVRKEAESCDCLQGFQLTHSLGGGTGSGMGTLLISKIREEYPDRIMNTFSVVPSPKVSDTVVEPYNATLSVHQLVENTDETYCIDNEALYDICFRTLKLTTPTYGDLNHLVSATMSGVTTCLRFPGQLNADLRKLAVNMVPFPRLHFFMPGFAPLTSRGSQQYRSLSVPELTQQMFDAKNMMAACDPRHGRYLTVAAVFRGRMSMKEVDEQMLNVQNKNSSYFVEWIPNNVKTAVCDIPPRGLKMAATFIGNSTAIQELFKRISEQFTAMFRRKAFLHWYTGEGMDEMEFTEAESNMNDLVSEYQQYQDATAEEGEFEEEGEEEVA